A single Bifidobacterium scardovii JCM 12489 = DSM 13734 DNA region contains:
- the dut gene encoding dUTP diphosphatase, translating to MAVDVAYNEPETVEVLIKSLDPDHPAQLHYAHAGDAGADLKTTQAFTLKPFQRALVPTGVAIALPAGYVALVHPRSGLAAKQGVTVLNAPGTVDAGYRGEIKVPLINLDPEHTAEFQPGDRIAQLVIQRYAEARFIPAETLPGSDRAERGFGSTGVAS from the coding sequence ATGGCAGTCGATGTCGCCTACAACGAGCCGGAAACCGTGGAGGTCCTGATCAAGTCCCTGGACCCGGATCATCCCGCTCAGCTGCACTACGCACATGCCGGCGATGCCGGCGCTGACCTGAAGACCACGCAGGCGTTCACGCTCAAGCCGTTCCAGAGGGCGCTGGTGCCCACCGGCGTGGCGATCGCGCTGCCGGCCGGCTATGTGGCGTTGGTGCACCCGCGCTCCGGGCTGGCCGCCAAGCAGGGCGTCACCGTGCTCAACGCGCCGGGAACCGTCGACGCGGGGTACCGCGGCGAGATCAAGGTGCCGCTGATCAACCTCGATCCGGAGCATACCGCCGAGTTCCAGCCGGGGGACCGCATCGCCCAGCTGGTCATCCAGCGGTACGCCGAGGCGCGGTTCATCCCCGCCGAGACGCTGCCCGGTTCGGACCGCGCGGAACGGGGATTCGGATCGACCGGCGTGGCGTCGTGA
- a CDS encoding peptidylprolyl isomerase — MSTIIMHTSEGDIKIDLFDDKTPETVKNFLGLATGEKEWTDPLTGKPSHEKFYNGLTFHRIIKDFMIQGGCPLGNGTGGPGYDFDDEIVPDLKFDKPYLLAMANAGLRRGMDGKIHGTNGSQFFITTVPTPWLDGHHTIFGEVADDESKAVVDKLEAVPTDRSDAPLEPAMILSVDVL, encoded by the coding sequence TGTTCGACGACAAGACCCCCGAAACCGTGAAGAACTTCCTCGGACTCGCCACCGGCGAGAAGGAGTGGACCGACCCGCTGACCGGCAAGCCCTCCCATGAGAAGTTCTACAACGGCCTGACCTTCCACCGCATCATCAAGGACTTCATGATCCAGGGCGGCTGCCCGCTCGGCAACGGCACCGGCGGCCCGGGCTACGACTTCGACGACGAGATCGTCCCCGATCTCAAGTTCGACAAGCCCTACCTGCTGGCCATGGCGAACGCCGGCCTGCGCCGCGGCATGGACGGCAAGATCCACGGCACCAACGGCTCGCAGTTCTTCATCACCACCGTGCCGACCCCGTGGCTCGACGGCCACCACACCATCTTCGGCGAGGTCGCGGACGACGAGTCCAAGGCCGTGGTCGACAAGCTCGAGGCCGTGCCGACCGACCGCTCCGACGCGCCGCTCGAGCCGGCCATGATCCTGTCGGTCGACGTGCTGTAA
- a CDS encoding DUF4193 domain-containing protein, producing MAQDYDSPRNKDEDEESLQALGKGSQNASSDIDDDENAIAEDYELPGADLSNEDASVTVIPMQGDEFICSECYLVKHRSQLAYTTDDGKPVCEECAA from the coding sequence ATGGCTCAGGATTACGATTCTCCTCGGAACAAGGACGAGGACGAGGAGTCGCTGCAGGCCCTTGGCAAGGGTTCGCAGAATGCCTCGAGCGACATTGACGACGACGAGAACGCGATTGCCGAGGACTACGAGCTGCCCGGCGCGGACCTGAGCAACGAGGACGCTTCGGTGACCGTCATCCCGATGCAGGGCGACGAGTTCATCTGCTCCGAATGCTATCTGGTCAAGCACCGCAGCCAGCTCGCCTACACCACCGACGACGGCAAGCCGGTGTGCGAGGAGTGTGCCGCCTGA
- a CDS encoding RelA/SpoT family protein, translated as MANAENDYAAARMLGCEISDDPLNPLKPIIEACRVHHPSEDMSILERAYRRAVTQHAPQRRKSGEPYIIHPLAVAQILADLGMGPIVVAAGLLHDTVEDTDYTLDECRAEFGDTVTGLVDGVTKLSKMEYGDSAQAETIRKMVVAMSRDVRVLVVKLADRVHNARTWRYVKTAGAIKKARETLDVYAPLANRLGMNAIKTELEELSFKVLYPKIYNEIVVLVARRAGQRDVYLKQILSEINEDLDAQHIKAYVTGRPKDYFSIYQKMIVRGHDFSNIYDLVGVRIIVDTIQDCYAALGAVHARWSPVPGRFKDYIAMPKLNMYQSLHTTVVGPGGKPVEIQIRTWDMHRRAEFGIAAHWKYKENGQAGRALSSPDKSDLKRGGGDNQELSEADNLKWIQQLADWTSETPDSNEFLGSLKEDLGAAEVYVFTPKGKIVSLPAQATPVDFAYAVHTEVGHRTMGARVNGRLVPLDTKLENGDTVEVLTSKSETAGPSRDWLSFVKSPKARNKIRQWFSKERRTEAIEEGRDELTRAMRKRNLPITTLLTPSALVGVADELNFSSADNLFAAIGDGQISTQNVIAHLVKDAGSDEVDEEVEQEALPLRQVESTKKTTSSLGVSVKGVGDVWVKLARCCMPVPGDPIVGFITRNQGVSVHRTDCQNMADLQRRQPERVVEVQWTSTKGLFMVKVQVEALDRQHLLSDVTRVLADHGVNIISGSQTTGRDRVAISQFSFEMADPQHLNRLLAAVRKIDGVFDVYRITGAKESQEPRLRKMQQ; from the coding sequence ATGGCGAATGCCGAAAACGACTACGCGGCGGCGCGTATGTTGGGATGTGAAATCAGCGATGATCCATTGAATCCGCTCAAGCCGATCATCGAGGCGTGCCGGGTGCATCATCCGTCCGAGGACATGTCGATCCTCGAGCGCGCCTACCGGCGCGCGGTCACCCAGCATGCGCCGCAGCGCCGCAAATCGGGTGAGCCCTACATCATCCACCCGCTCGCCGTGGCGCAGATCCTCGCCGATCTGGGCATGGGGCCGATCGTCGTGGCCGCCGGGCTCCTGCACGACACCGTGGAGGACACCGACTACACGCTCGACGAATGCCGCGCCGAATTCGGCGATACGGTCACCGGTCTGGTGGACGGCGTCACCAAGCTGTCGAAGATGGAATACGGCGACTCCGCGCAGGCCGAGACGATCCGCAAGATGGTCGTGGCGATGAGCCGCGACGTGCGCGTGCTCGTCGTCAAGCTCGCCGACCGCGTGCACAACGCGCGCACCTGGCGCTACGTGAAGACCGCCGGCGCCATCAAGAAGGCGCGCGAGACGCTCGACGTGTACGCGCCGCTGGCCAACCGCCTCGGCATGAACGCGATCAAGACCGAGCTCGAGGAGCTCAGCTTCAAGGTGCTCTATCCGAAGATCTACAACGAGATCGTCGTGCTGGTGGCCCGTCGCGCCGGGCAGCGCGACGTGTACCTCAAGCAGATCCTCAGCGAGATCAACGAGGATCTCGACGCGCAGCACATCAAGGCGTACGTGACGGGCCGGCCGAAGGACTACTTCTCGATCTACCAGAAGATGATCGTGCGCGGCCACGATTTTTCGAACATCTACGATCTGGTCGGCGTGCGCATCATCGTCGACACGATTCAGGACTGCTATGCGGCGCTCGGCGCGGTGCATGCCCGGTGGAGCCCGGTTCCGGGGCGCTTCAAGGACTACATCGCCATGCCGAAGCTCAACATGTACCAGTCGCTGCACACGACGGTCGTCGGGCCCGGCGGCAAGCCGGTGGAAATCCAGATCCGCACGTGGGACATGCACCGGCGTGCCGAGTTCGGCATCGCCGCGCACTGGAAGTACAAGGAGAACGGCCAGGCCGGCCGTGCGCTGAGCTCACCCGACAAGTCGGACCTCAAGCGGGGCGGCGGCGACAACCAGGAGCTGTCCGAGGCCGACAACCTCAAGTGGATCCAGCAGCTCGCCGACTGGACGAGCGAAACCCCCGACTCCAACGAGTTCCTCGGCTCGCTCAAGGAGGACCTTGGCGCGGCCGAGGTGTACGTGTTCACGCCGAAGGGCAAGATCGTCTCGCTGCCCGCGCAGGCCACGCCGGTCGACTTCGCGTACGCCGTGCACACCGAGGTCGGCCACCGCACCATGGGCGCGCGCGTCAACGGCCGCCTGGTGCCGCTTGACACCAAGCTCGAGAACGGCGACACCGTCGAGGTGCTCACCTCCAAATCGGAGACGGCCGGCCCGTCGCGCGATTGGCTGAGCTTCGTCAAAAGCCCGAAGGCGCGCAACAAGATCCGCCAGTGGTTCTCCAAGGAGCGCCGCACCGAGGCCATCGAGGAGGGGCGCGACGAGCTGACGCGCGCCATGCGCAAGCGCAACCTGCCGATCACCACGCTGTTGACGCCGAGCGCGCTTGTCGGAGTGGCCGACGAGCTCAACTTCTCCAGCGCCGACAACCTGTTCGCCGCGATCGGCGACGGGCAGATCTCCACGCAGAACGTCATCGCGCATCTGGTCAAGGACGCCGGTTCGGACGAGGTCGACGAGGAGGTGGAGCAGGAGGCCCTGCCGCTGCGCCAGGTCGAATCCACCAAGAAGACCACGAGCTCGCTCGGCGTGTCGGTCAAGGGTGTCGGCGACGTGTGGGTCAAGCTCGCGCGCTGCTGCATGCCGGTGCCCGGCGACCCGATCGTCGGGTTCATCACCCGCAATCAGGGCGTGTCCGTGCACCGCACCGACTGCCAGAACATGGCCGATCTGCAGCGCCGCCAGCCGGAGCGCGTCGTCGAGGTGCAGTGGACCAGCACCAAGGGCCTGTTCATGGTCAAGGTCCAGGTCGAGGCGCTGGACCGCCAGCACCTGCTGAGCGATGTGACGCGCGTGCTCGCCGACCATGGCGTGAACATCATCTCCGGCTCGCAGACCACGGGCCGCGACCGCGTGGCGATCAGCCAGTTCAGCTTCGAGATGGCCGATCCGCAGCATCTGAACCGTCTGCTCGCCGCCGTGCGCAAGATCGACGGCGTCTTCGACGTCTACCGCATCACCGGCGCGAAGGAGTCCCAGGAGCCGCGCCTGCGCAAGATGCAGCAGTAG
- the sepH gene encoding septation protein SepH, protein MPENPLEQARFDHVDAAGELVFAVGNLQFSVSVDETLERAILEAKQIRSESERPRNARAGETLPISQIQSLIRAGADPSRVAERYGLSEALVRRFSAAVETEKQYAIEQFLTVPAPTESRMRTLAELIERTLASARIGMETLNWRATRRGLEPWRITAQFRSAGHMVKAEWTWNMHDNAVVCLNSAAKKLLGEQNLGSKGVTAAPNLAAGGDDFPISLNLPGDSIRSARIERAVSQWNAALNDDQDAGTPVPASAANGAPAAPGMTGHEPLVRPSEPAGAGSAEAATSASVPPSPSSAATNGASAAVAAEAAGTGAQQQQPQTPDQTADKPKRRSGRSAVPSWDEILFGD, encoded by the coding sequence ATGCCTGAGAATCCGCTTGAGCAGGCCCGTTTCGACCATGTCGATGCGGCGGGCGAGCTCGTTTTTGCGGTGGGAAACCTGCAGTTCAGCGTCAGCGTCGACGAAACGCTGGAACGCGCCATTCTCGAGGCCAAGCAGATCAGGTCCGAATCCGAACGGCCGAGAAACGCGCGCGCCGGCGAGACGCTGCCCATATCCCAGATCCAGTCGCTGATCCGGGCCGGGGCCGATCCCTCGCGTGTCGCGGAACGCTATGGGCTGAGCGAGGCGCTGGTCCGGCGTTTCTCCGCCGCGGTGGAGACCGAGAAGCAGTATGCGATCGAGCAGTTCCTCACGGTGCCGGCGCCCACGGAGAGCCGCATGCGCACGCTCGCCGAGCTCATCGAACGCACGCTGGCGTCGGCGCGCATCGGCATGGAGACGCTGAACTGGCGGGCCACGCGGCGCGGGCTCGAGCCGTGGAGGATCACCGCGCAATTCCGTTCGGCCGGGCACATGGTCAAGGCCGAATGGACGTGGAACATGCACGACAACGCGGTGGTGTGCCTCAACTCGGCCGCGAAGAAGCTGCTGGGCGAGCAGAACCTCGGGTCGAAGGGCGTCACCGCGGCCCCCAATCTGGCCGCCGGCGGCGATGATTTCCCCATCTCGCTGAACTTGCCGGGCGATTCGATCCGCTCGGCGCGCATCGAGCGCGCGGTGTCGCAGTGGAACGCCGCGCTCAACGACGATCAGGACGCCGGGACGCCCGTCCCCGCATCGGCGGCCAACGGCGCCCCGGCGGCGCCTGGCATGACGGGCCATGAGCCCTTGGTGCGCCCGTCCGAACCGGCCGGCGCCGGATCGGCCGAAGCCGCGACGAGTGCCTCCGTTCCGCCGTCGCCGTCATCGGCTGCCACGAACGGCGCGTCTGCCGCAGTCGCGGCCGAGGCCGCGGGCACCGGCGCGCAGCAGCAACAGCCGCAGACGCCCGATCAGACCGCGGACAAGCCCAAGCGCCGTTCCGGACGCTCGGCGGTGCCGAGCTGGGACGAGATACTGTTCGGCGACTGA
- a CDS encoding alkaline phosphatase family protein, producing MSVDVPDMDELLRLVPTARYGDGTAKGGRGGALHLSAVLPAVTAAIGHPVPTAVHADPRALQTALGMPDAASAIVVLVDGLGYWNLAMRLGHAPYLRSLMNKPANARPISTCAPSTTVAAMATFGTGTCPGLTGMAGYTQLNPVTGKLSQLIQFNDAIAPDDLQRQSTIFERLRGQGVRSTSSGLPKFAASPLTEAALRGSDYIGNVTPRDRVLAACAAARTPGLTYLYIRDADKVGHGYGWDSERWIGTFERIDAQLSLLRRSAPKGTLIVVVADHGMIMADPAQRIDIAEEPELARGVAVVGGEPRSLMLYKAEGESADAIAERWRRRLGDLALVRTRGEAFAQGLLGPVEPRVEPMIGDVLVSAAQAVTIVDSRIQSDMATHLPSVHGSQTMLEMDIPCLIDVA from the coding sequence ATGAGTGTGGATGTTCCTGACATGGACGAACTGCTGCGGCTGGTGCCGACCGCCCGCTACGGCGACGGCACGGCGAAGGGCGGGCGCGGGGGAGCGCTGCACCTGTCGGCCGTGCTGCCGGCCGTCACGGCGGCGATCGGCCACCCGGTGCCAACGGCGGTGCACGCCGACCCGCGCGCGCTGCAGACGGCGCTCGGCATGCCGGATGCCGCCTCCGCCATCGTCGTGCTCGTGGACGGGCTGGGGTACTGGAACCTCGCCATGAGGCTCGGCCATGCGCCCTACCTGCGCTCGCTGATGAACAAGCCGGCCAACGCCAGGCCGATCTCCACCTGCGCGCCGAGCACCACGGTCGCCGCCATGGCCACGTTCGGCACCGGCACCTGCCCGGGGCTCACCGGCATGGCCGGCTACACGCAGCTCAACCCGGTGACCGGCAAGCTGTCGCAGCTCATCCAGTTCAACGACGCGATCGCCCCGGACGACCTGCAGCGCCAGAGCACGATCTTCGAGCGGCTGCGCGGGCAGGGGGTGCGCTCCACCAGCTCGGGGCTGCCGAAATTCGCCGCGTCGCCGCTCACCGAGGCGGCGCTGCGCGGCAGCGACTACATCGGCAACGTCACGCCGCGCGACCGCGTGCTCGCGGCGTGCGCCGCCGCACGCACCCCCGGCCTGACGTACCTGTACATCCGCGACGCCGACAAGGTCGGGCACGGCTACGGTTGGGATTCCGAACGGTGGATCGGCACCTTCGAGCGCATCGACGCGCAGCTGTCGCTGCTCAGGCGCAGCGCGCCGAAGGGCACCCTGATCGTCGTCGTCGCCGATCACGGCATGATCATGGCCGACCCGGCGCAGCGCATCGACATCGCCGAGGAGCCCGAACTGGCACGCGGGGTCGCGGTGGTCGGCGGCGAGCCGCGGTCGCTGATGCTGTACAAGGCCGAAGGCGAGTCCGCGGACGCCATCGCCGAGCGATGGCGACGCCGCCTGGGCGATCTGGCGCTGGTGCGCACGCGGGGCGAGGCCTTCGCGCAGGGGCTGCTCGGGCCGGTCGAACCGCGCGTGGAGCCGATGATCGGCGACGTGCTGGTGTCGGCCGCGCAGGCGGTCACGATCGTGGATTCGCGCATCCAAAGCGATATGGCCACGCATCTGCCCAGCGTGCACGGATCGCAGACCATGCTGGAGATGGACATCCCCTGTCTGATCGACGTGGCGTGA